CCTGATAACCTGTTTGAAATCACAGCCAGAAAAAACGCTGATCGTCAGTCAGTGAGCGAGTTCACATCTAAACCAGTTTTTTAATCCAACAGAAATGTAAGTAGCTGATGAATTAAAGACGTCCGTCTGACACACAAAACTTTCCGACATTCCCACCAGGCTGCAGAGTCCTGATGATTTCAGATGTTTCAAGGGGAACTCGAGAATTTGTTgagcttttaaaatattttctgaaaCAATGCAAATTTAGTGCATGCTTGCTACCTTAGCATGCTAAAGACTATACACAAGGCTAATGCTAGTCAGTGTTTTTGCACGTTTGGTCACAAACCAAAGAATGGAGCACATAATGTCGGCCCTATTACAACACTATTGGTTCGATAGAATGGTTACCAGAATTTAATCAGAGGAGGTTACGTGACTGAAGTCAGTCGGGTTCACGCTCTTCGGTGCTGGAAGAGTTCGTCAGCTCATCGGATGGAAGAGCATCCTGCCTGTGCGGCTAATGGAAAAGTCAGAGGACCACCTGTGTAATTAGGATTCATCCTCTGAGGAAGAAACTTTGTGTCAGTGTCTGATAAGTGCCGAGATATTCATCGCCTCTCTGCTAGCTGAGCTAAAGGTCTTCAGCTCCAGCTGCCCCTCTTTATTCTGAAACAACTTTTCTCTGACCAGCTTTACCGTCGACCTTCCAATAAAGAATCGTTCTCTCAACCTCCTCAGCCCGTCTCGTATCTGACCTTTGACTTCACTCAGGAGGCATCTGACAGGAAATTCTCGCCCTGACGTTTTCATCTCATCAGAATGAGCAAAAACAACCTTTGCATGTTGAGTCTACTCCGCCCGTTTCTTTGCAAACACTGCAGACACGCTCCTGACGATCCCTCGGACGCCGGCCATGCTTTTTCTTATAGCTCGTGTCTCTTTCACGAGGTCGACCAGGCGGTGAAACACCAGCAGGACGCCGTGGTACGTCTCTGCCGCGGACACCTCGAAGAAGCCACACTGTTGGGACAAGGCGAGCAACCGTCCCTCCTTGCCAGAGACGCTGCGGTGCCGCTGCAGGTCGCGTTTGTTTGCCACGATGATGATGGGGACAGAGGACGGCTTCCTGCTTCGACGtatctgctgcagctgctgctggacaaTGTCGAAGCTGCTGCGATCACACATGTTGTAGACGAGGATCATCCCGTCAGCCCACTGCAGCTGTTTGTCGCTGACGGAGGAACTCTTCTCTCCGGGCTGTGGAGAAAGCAAACGCACAAACTCTAAAATTCATGCTCACATCATTATTTATGGtgttaatatgcaaatttgtgCAAAAAGGTTCCCCAAACTAATCTGTCGAACTAAACTAACCACACGCTCGATATAAACGATTGGTCCTCAGTCTGCATTCTGTCTATTGACCATCAGGGGGCGACTCTTCTGACGTTCCTTGGTATAGAGCTCTATTGGAGACACTTGACCTATGACCTTAGCAAACACTTTCcccatgtttattttattaatcatGTTTACCTCAGATTTAAGATGCCCTTTAATCACCATGGATACTGATGTGTGGTACCTGCTCCATCTTTAGCACTGacctttattatatttttcaaaTCTGTTTGCTCAGCCACAATTTGGGAACCAAAAAGGTGTTTTAATATAAAGGATCACATTTTAAAGAGCTGGAaatacacctgtgtgtgtgcgaggtGCAGCCAGGTGGAGACCTACCTGTGCATACTGAGAGTCCCAGATGTTGAAGCAGATCTCCTGCCCATCAATTCTGTCAACTCGGCTGTAAACTGACTCTGAAAGAACGCGAGATAAAGGGGAAGCGTGAATAAATATTCATAGTACTGACACTGAATAATGATTTCGATCAGTCGGAGCATGTGAACACAGACGTTCTCTCTGACTGAGCAGACAGAGCTCTCACCGATGTCGCCGTACTCGCTGATGAATCTCCTGGTCAGAAATCTGACGGTGAGAGctgcacagagagaaaagaTCATTAGATCAAAGAAAACactgcaaagtaaaaacagaaatcagaaCATTGAAATATGTTCATAGCTGACTACAGAGCTGCTTCCTCTGAGCAACATTTGAGCTAGAAAACTAGAAATGAAGTGAAAATACGAGAAGAGAAACATAAAGAGGAGGATATTTCTAACGAATCAACATGAAAACGTTCTGTAAGCAAAGGTGAAATATTCTGGAAATGAGCCAGTTTGATCTTTACTCACCGGACTTGCCGACATTGTGAGCTCCGAGCAGCAGGATGTTCACCTCCACCCTCTGCTGGTTTCCCTCCATCGCCTCCATACGACTTTTCTCCTGTACCACCATCAGGAATCAGTTCAGGTTTGCTGACAATAGATGCCAAAGATCTGGAGGCGCCGCTTCAGATCGCCGGCTTATGTACCCCGTGTGGGCGGGGCTTCGGAGCTGTGAGTCACAGCCCAGTCTGACTGCAGCCCGTGCTTGGTGGAGGGTCTTATCTGGAGTCTTATTACAGCAGTAACGAGGCAGATATGGAGGCAGATATGAGCATCTTTGTGTACGTGCTTGTGTTGGTGTCTTTTTGAGGGTATTTCAGGGCTTTCACTAATTGTGGGAACATTTTAGGACATTTTTGCACCACTCTGAttggtgggtgggggtgggagtGGGGTGGTGGTGATATAATGACCTTTCTCTGTTGTTTACAACCTTTCTGCTTTTATACCATCTGACCTGTTTTGAAGTGAGGGGACATTGAGGGCGTGTCTCTGTCTCATTTTTCAGTTATTGGGACATTTTTGCATCGTGTGAAAATCTGCAGATTTGTGCAGCTGGGTTCGTCTCAGTGGGGAAAGACTATGTGCTGCAGAGCGCGTCGATTAAACGACGAGCTTcgtttctgtgcctctttggcTCCACCTGCTGGCTCCCAGCTGAACAACCTtattcttcctgtttttcttcagcAGCCGCAGAACTTAACTGATTATTATTTTCCTCAACAAATCATTTAATTTGATatcaaatttcatttcatttccaaCAAATTTAGACCAAGTTATCTGATCTTTATTCATTACTGGATCCCTCGGGGCCATATTTGGTGTATAAATCATGCAGACAAATATGTGACCTTTGTATCGTCGACTCTAAGACTCTCGAAGTCCTCGTGTACCTAAAAGTTTACACTTAATCATTTGGTTTAAACGCGGTTTGTCCCACCGCACGATTTTCAGCCTACTGAGAAATTTCAATAAGACAACGATCAAAGTCTCACGGGGTTTCCACAGCGGATGGTGCATTTGGCAGACTTTCACGGCATCCTGATGCAAGCACAAAGGAATTTGTGTTCCGAGTAAAGATGTGATTTACAGTCacgtgaaaaaaatatttaatggtattttttaaaacacagcccAACATTTTCTTTGATAAAATGTACAGCCGAAGAAGAATCCACGTTTAGATTTGAATTCTTGTTCTGATTCCCGTTTCCCTTTTTcagtagatttttattttttcgatGAGTCATCAAAGTAAAATTATTTCAAattcctaaaaaaagggaacataaacacagactttcacaataaagtttGAACACAGGTATGTGCATGACATCGAACTGCGCACACAAAGAAACGAGTCAGCGTTCCCCAACCAACACCAGGGGAAACATGAACCGGCTCATTGGTTCCACAGACGTGTGACTGGGATCCGTTTGGACACGACAGCTTTGACATATAATTattaaagaaagagaagacagCGACATGAAGTGATTAGAAAACAAATCGCGTCATAAAGCTGGAATGAAAGAATAAACAACAGCTGAGACCTCAGCAGGATGTGAGTCAAATACTGAAGACAAAGATCAAATACAGAGTCGCCTGTTACAATAAATCACATGTCGACTGAATGTTCACAGTAAATACACGAGACTCATCTCAGATACAAAGCCAGTCAGTTATGGAAAAGAAcgtttattttaatgttatatttttatatatgttaAACAAAGTAAATTCTCTGCGTATTTCATCGTAAGAGAAAAAACAACGTTCGTGTAAAACATGAAATATCAAACGAGAAAACTCGGACTAACCTGTAAACATGTCACGCTACTCGCTGCAGGCGTGCGCGCCTCAGCTTTCAGGGGAAATACCAAAAATTAGAACACGTTATGGCTGATCAGCTGCCAAAGAGATGAAATCTGACAGTAGTAAAGGTAACAATACTGCCACCGAGGACTCGCTGTAATTACAAAAGTAACAGCTTCCTGTCTGAATGAACGTGTCACACTCACTTTACATAAGGCGGTAAAATCGAGCCCGGCACAAAGTCTCAGATGAAATCACCCGTTTAATGTTTATAAAGTCAGAGCGCTCACAGCACGGACACTGGGCCGATCGATGCCGCCATCATTTCATCCCCTtttgaagaaaaatgtgaaatactgaAAAATTATTGCCTCTAAGATGTGACCACTCCCAGAAAAATGAACTTTTTCATaccaaaaatattgttttaagtTCAGACCAAAATCATCGATTACGACTCGCAGATGCAGCGAACTGAGTGCAGAAATACAGAAGCGCTGGCGAGGACGCGTCCCGCCCACCGCAGAGGAAACCTTTAGCGGTTCTTCACGCTGTCAGTGAGAGACGACGGGGTTAATACTCCTGTGGGGTTACACGCGGCGGCCACTCAGAAACTGACTTCATCATCAGCGGCTGGGTTTCCAGGTTCTGTGGGCGGCTTTAAATTAAGGCACATGGTGTTTctgaaaaatgctttttaaagttACTCGTGCTGTAACTGTCTACAGCTGCCTGCTGTGAGCTCAGATGCTTCCTGTACATCAGAGTGCAGCACACCTGGAGGAGCTCCCCCTGCACCCCTGGAGGAGCCCCTGCACATCTGGAGGAGCCCCTGCACATCTGGAGGAGCTCCAGCACCGAGCGCACAGAGCCGAGCTTCCACCGATCAAATCTGCATCAGGacaggtttttattttctttgagcCGCTGAAACTctgattttggtttttaaaagcAGCGAGGAAACAAACCGATGAAGGCGGAGCAGACGAGCGTGTTTCCGGTCACACGCACGGTTAGTCGCGTCGTTTCCATCGCGCTACGTTCAGTCTCGCTGGGCTTTTCACACAAACTTATGACATCTGAAGACGGCCCCTTGCTACAGGAAACTGCGACGGGCAGTTTCTCCTTCATTTTATGTGTAAAGGTCATATACGAACTATTGCTGAGGTCACTCGTACATTCAtgggttaaaaaagaaaaaaagcagctgtGCAGAGTTTTCTTGGTCATTTAAAACCTCCTCAGTCAtcgtctctctttctcctctttggACCAGGACTTCCCTTTAGATCCAGAAAGTCTCTCAGTCTCTTCCTGAAGTCCTCGAGTTTGGATTCCGGTATTAacccttcttctttttccaacTTTAACCTCTCGTCTTCTCGGCCATGCTGCGATCTGCTTGCGTGTCCAGCGGCAGTTTGCGGGTTTGAGTTCGGTGCGGTGAGGAGTGAAGGATGGAGCTCCGAACTCAGAGTTTCCACCAACTTCATCCGGAAACTTTCCCGCAGTTTCTGCAACTCGTCGTCctgaaaacagcagagagaAGGCAGAGTGACGGCTCGTCCTGCTGCTCAGTTATCTCAGCGAGTCTGCGCTGAAGCCGAGCGTCGGCAGCTCGGCGTCACTGAAAGAAGCCAAAGCTCGCGCGTCAGCTGCACGGCAAACATGGCTGCAGGCGGTGAAATCAGCCCTAAattctgattatttattttcaaattataCGTCCAACATCTTCAGACGTGAAACACCTGTGAGGACGAGAAAGGAAGCCGGCGCATCGACGCCACACTCACAGCAGTGCTCGATGAGGTCGAGAATAATTAGCCGACACTAGCGGACAGGTATCACCTGAACAGGTAAGACTGACTCCAGGTCATTTTCCTGCTCTCTCTTTAAACTCGGGGAACTAACAGTAGCAGCAGGTTAACAGGAAGCACGGCTTTCGCAGCCGCTAAAAAGGCGCCGTATCCTTCAGGTTTCTTTGACGTTTCAGGGACAGGTGCCGCGGGGTGAGGGGCGGGGAAAAGCTGATCAGGACCACAGACTCTCACATCCACAGCACAACTCTGCTGCTCTTATCACCGAGGCAACGCCACTCAGGCTTCATGGTAAAACTCTGCCTCCTAGTGGTGAAAGTTTAAGGTacagttttaaaacaaatacctgCATAAAAAAGTTGGACGTTATGAAGGCGAGCCATATTTTACTTTGTGTCCTTATAACTGAGCAGCTGTGCTCACAAGCACAAACAGCCCTTTAGAGAcctggattattattattattattattattaatggaaTAATTAATGTGTTTCATCCATCCGGCATTTTAATTTCATGATAGTATCAAAAAGTACAGTTTAACACCGTCTCATTAATTCATTAAAGAGAGACAAACAGTTCATCGGCTCCGTGTTTGACTCCACCTGCTCCGTGCGTACCTGAGAGGCGTCTTTAAACAGAGTCCACATGTCAGAGACGAGCTCCGCGGCCGTTTGATACGGAGGAGGCCGGCGGAGGGTCAGGCGGTCCGATATAGACTTCAGCCGAGACAAACCGCCAAactgaagagaagaaaacagaaagtctTCATCGCTGTGACCTGATCAGGCTGCAGGAGCGCCACCTGCTGGTTCAACGACAGCTACAGGAGACCCTTTATTTTTCGTTTCCcaggtttattttcattcatgcaCCTTTTATGAAGTGTATAAACTTGTTAGCTGCTAAAAGCTTCTACTCTGACTGGAGCTTTGTTCAGACTGACCTGAGAGCACCGACTGCAGACTTCAACCTTCAGATGCAGAACGAGACACTCGCacctctgaaaaacaaaaacagacacaacacacaaaacTTTAGAAGAAAATCTACCACAAACCGATGGAGACGAGAGTCACGTTGTGAAGTGAGGTTCATGAGTAAGCGTTTGTGAGCAGACGCTGACCCTGAGGCTCTGCAGACTGAGGCTGGTGCGCTGAAGTCTCTCGGTGCTGTAGGGGTCCGACGGGTCTGACAGGTTCTGACATAATGAACAGGCCCACTCTGACCTGCAGGACAAGGTCAAACAGCAGAGGTCACTTCACTGTGTGATGTTACTGACACTCATAGTATGCACTTCCTGCAGAGGTTTTGATGCTCAATCACCAGGTAAGGAAGACCCAAagagctgattctgttcatctggacgtttccagagaaacgtttcgtcatcatcaggtgacgtcttcagtctcagctgactgcaggtctcaatcttataaacaggacatttgcacaatgactgaaaccagcccactgaggaacaacgggctgtgaggtcagttccttcagcATTAAGACTTGTCATGACAGCAATTTGCAGTacggctgttcgatataaccatATATAtccatcgtttcattttacgctatcgtttgtttcgtggtgtcgaaaaataaactgtttacgtcaatattttttcatgttctgatgtcactgtagtgactatattcatttcttaaagttctctctttctcttatatgtaatataaccacactacagacggacaagcgcctgtttttatgcgttgtcgttagcaacaacgacggtaacagcatcgcgtgtccgcttgtttatgttccacataaacctttcacaataaagctcaagatcctgttgagacttttcaaaataaactgaatcacatgaaagatgcagattatttacggatgaaaatttaaaaaaagagccgccaggagctaaaaaataaaccttagactcaaacgttagaacaggcttttccccgcagcacgccgtgtaataaatactcacaaagaaaacggcgccgttacaacttatgtctaaaaatgtgtcgtttcatgcatcggttaaaacactcgactccagctggaaacacttcacacaagtcgagctgctcgagattcacagaatttacataaATGTTAAACTTTTGTGACTTATAtggttatcgggacgatagacgtcttatatcgggatatgagattttggttaAATCACACAGCCTGATTTGCATATCAATgctgaaggaactgacctcccagcccattgttccctcagtgggctgtttcagtcattatgtaaatgtcctgtttataagattgaaacctgcagtcagctgaggctgaagacgtcacctgatgatgacgaaacgtttctctggaaacgtccagatgaacagaatcaatgtTAAGAGACTTCCTGCAGAGGTTTCATAATAAAAGTAAATCAGGAAAGAGTTGAGTTTTGTTCATAAtaacttaaaatgaaaaaaaaaaaaactttttgaatAGGCTTTAGATTGATTTTCAATCCAATGGTCACACATCAGTGGACTTCAGTCATCTTAAAGAAGCAAAAggataaaaattatttttcttaccAAAAGTCGAGTCCAACTGGGGGGACGTGGCAGTCTCTGTGGTATCCTCGACCACAGGCAGAGCAGATGATCGAAGTGCCGGGCGATGCACAAACCGAGCAGGCAAGAATCTCCAGGGTTATCGGAGAGTCTGGGGACGATTCCGGCTTCATGAAATCCTCTTTGTCAGCCGGCCCGTCTTCGGCATCGGACTGCAACGGAGCACAACGACGACAGTCTCTTAAAGCTGAGCGGTTCATTTTATAATCCAACTTTCTCAAGTTTGCCTGGGTTACAGATCGTGCATCCTACCTGACAGTCGTCGCTCATTTCCTCCAGGTAAATCTCATCTTCAGTCTCTCCAGGTAACAGACGAAAACTGGGAAGGGACCGTCCAAATCTTGGCAGGGACACAGGCAGTCTCAACACGGACACTTTGGGCTGCCACCGACTCAGACTGAAGTCCTCCTGTCCAATCACGGCGCTCAGCTCTTCGATGTCCTTGTCAGGAGTTACCAGTGTTGGTAAGTCGTCTTTTGGCTCGAGGGCGTTCGGTTTTGCTTCGTCAGAGACACAAGTGGCGTGCTCGGTTTCTTTCGTTTCCTGGACCTCCTCAGTATCTTGTATAGTGCTATCACAGCGAGAGTCAACCACCAAGCCCTCCACGGGAACCTGCTGAGTCTGTTCCtgaggggaggggggatgaaGTGTGCTGTCGACTTCCTGAAGCGAGGACAAAGGGCTGCTGGGTAAAGCCGGGCTCGTATCCTCCATGGTTTGCTGCTCTGACGGTAACGTGCCGCTCGGTCCGTCGCAGCTAGAGTTTCCCGCAGAAGTCTCTGGACTCACTTCTGTGATGCTGCTTTCCTCGAGGCCGCTTCGTTTCTGCGCCGAGGCCGGATGGAAAGCGCGATGATCAGGCAGCCTGATGAGAGCAGTCTCGTTGAGCAGCACCTGATACATACTCTGAGTGTTGGTCAGCATGACGATGGTGGGCTGGTTCCAGTGAGGACCAGCGGTTTGGTTCAGAACCTGCAGTGGTTGGACGGGTTTAAGTGAGGATAGAAACTGACCCGCCGACAGGGGGAACGTGGAGCCGGCAGGCAGCATGCTGAGAACAACTGAGGAACGGGAGGCGTCAGTTTGGGGGAGGAACAAATAGCTGGGAGATGAACAACTGGTGGCGGAGGAGGGAGAACTGATGAAGGACGACAAGGTTGGAGTGATAGAGGGAGCGAAGATCTGTGATGTACTGAGACTGCTGACTGGAAAAAGCGAGTGAGACGTGTGGAGCAGCGAGCGAGACGTGTGGAGCAGCGAGCTGTGCGCCGCTGTGGAGCAGGTGGTGCTGGGCGGGGTGGCAGAGGAGGAGTATACGAAAGCTACAGAGGACGAAGTGGACGAGGAATTCCAAAGAGATGAAGGAATGCTGACGGGAACAGGCGAGGCAGCGTTACTGCTGGTCAGAACAGCAAAGGTGGATGTGGGTGGGCTGGTGGAGGAGGAGTTTATGGTTGtcgaggaggtggtggtggcatCAGAGTTGACTGGAACAAGTAGGTTAGGATTACTGAAGTCACTTGTTTGGGGGAGGAGGCACCAGGAGGACACGGGACGGGCGGAGTTTAatgtggaggaggtggctggagaACCAGCCAACACCATGCTTGAATGTGTAACAAGAGGTTTGAACTGATTCGGAGAGGCGCTCGGCGAGTTAGAAATCTGAGCAGGTGGGCAGGTGGAAGAGACGGTTGGAGGAGAAACAGATGAGAGGCAGGCGGAGGAGGACAGACGAAGATTAGACTGATCGTAGGGCAAGAGCCACGCCGAAGGGCGACACGTGGAACTATCTGGAACAACCAGGTTAGTGACACGGCTGTC
The DNA window shown above is from Astatotilapia calliptera chromosome 11, fAstCal1.2, whole genome shotgun sequence and carries:
- the LOC113031753 gene encoding ras-like protein family member 11B encodes the protein MVVQEKSRMEAMEGNQQRVEVNILLLGAHNVGKSALTVRFLTRRFISEYGDIESVYSRVDRIDGQEICFNIWDSQYAQPGEKSSSVSDKQLQWADGMILVYNMCDRSSFDIVQQQLQQIRRSRKPSSVPIIIVANKRDLQRHRSVSGKEGRLLALSQQCGFFEVSAAETYHGVLLVFHRLVDLVKETRAIRKSMAGVRGIVRSVSAVFAKKRAE
- the trim33l gene encoding E3 ubiquitin-protein ligase TRIM33 isoform X1 gives rise to the protein MWWTHVSEEGFQHHEYNNNTTGQRLNREDSCYRECRRCACLWMERTVTEATLLSNMEATGASEDNLSQQCSNCDAASAACWCLDCNEALCSVCVSAHRRVTVTRSHRLLHHPPEGNILSSPTKFCRLHPSEPLQLICFTCKQLTCRDCQLTTHMNHRYRFVSEAVVSLKKQLDVYVHSTTRQEDTVRRSLQDMETRLQSIEQTESRLRTELQAGFVAFAKLLKAKMVSLLKDIKKVYELECEQIQGRMVKMKQLQQSQMSMKETLEKARNLTDLPTLLSHTAQIKTQMKELLDQDSDPPLKMPEVKLITKLGYEETLSELCNLHVSWIPFAVPPTLDKNTGTPATPAAPPPTSTCNPISSTVMDSASASHSLHLSFTSSSAPTHGTDSTSFKSPSTCLASPGPQTETAGSSATPVPDDCAATPSPSSQSSSSSALWKFSPNLTLYNLLTHNQVGTQDSVNPRSPPSSSPSGQLSHALPPTATSPATSNRPLPPSCNAPGAPTSRASLLCTLLSSCSTSITPPAHTSTFPLPTDSTPQTGKAMNCNPPATTSVLPPPSTSVSAQPSVPLSSTIAMFPSSITPFISTRPSLSALVSSQPTIPPSSTTSMFPHSSTSSYTPSTSTNPVFTGSIAQANTSPDTPVTISSFSSPHLTNQLSAFPPSSLSTPLPTSTCPAATTASVFQTLDSRVTNLVVPDSSTCRPSAWLLPYDQSNLRLSSSACLSSVSPPTVSSTCPPAQISNSPSASPNQFKPLVTHSSMVLAGSPATSSTLNSARPVSSWCLLPQTSDFSNPNLLVPVNSDATTTSSTTINSSSTSPPTSTFAVLTSSNAASPVPVSIPSSLWNSSSTSSSVAFVYSSSATPPSTTCSTAAHSSLLHTSRSLLHTSHSLFPVSSLSTSQIFAPSITPTLSSFISSPSSATSCSSPSYLFLPQTDASRSSVVLSMLPAGSTFPLSAGQFLSSLKPVQPLQVLNQTAGPHWNQPTIVMLTNTQSMYQVLLNETALIRLPDHRAFHPASAQKRSGLEESSITEVSPETSAGNSSCDGPSGTLPSEQQTMEDTSPALPSSPLSSLQEVDSTLHPPSPQEQTQQVPVEGLVVDSRCDSTIQDTEEVQETKETEHATCVSDEAKPNALEPKDDLPTLVTPDKDIEELSAVIGQEDFSLSRWQPKVSVLRLPVSLPRFGRSLPSFRLLPGETEDEIYLEEMSDDCQSDAEDGPADKEDFMKPESSPDSPITLEILACSVCASPGTSIICSACGRGYHRDCHVPPVGLDFWSEWACSLCQNLSDPSDPYSTERLQRTSLSLQSLRRCECLVLHLKVEVCSRCSQFGGLSRLKSISDRLTLRRPPPYQTAAELVSDMWTLFKDASQDDELQKLRESFRMKLVETLSSELHPSLLTAPNSNPQTAAGHASRSQHGREDERLKLEKEEGLIPESKLEDFRKRLRDFLDLKGSPGPKRRKRDDD
- the trim33l gene encoding E3 ubiquitin-protein ligase TRIM33 isoform X2 → MEATGASEDNLSQQCSNCDAASAACWCLDCNEALCSVCVSAHRRVTVTRSHRLLHHPPEGNILSSPTKFCRLHPSEPLQLICFTCKQLTCRDCQLTTHMNHRYRFVSEAVVSLKKQLDVYVHSTTRQEDTVRRSLQDMETRLQSIEQTESRLRTELQAGFVAFAKLLKAKMVSLLKDIKKVYELECEQIQGRMVKMKQLQQSQMSMKETLEKARNLTDLPTLLSHTAQIKTQMKELLDQDSDPPLKMPEVKLITKLGYEETLSELCNLHVSWIPFAVPPTLDKNTGTPATPAAPPPTSTCNPISSTVMDSASASHSLHLSFTSSSAPTHGTDSTSFKSPSTCLASPGPQTETAGSSATPVPDDCAATPSPSSQSSSSSALWKFSPNLTLYNLLTHNQVGTQDSVNPRSPPSSSPSGQLSHALPPTATSPATSNRPLPPSCNAPGAPTSRASLLCTLLSSCSTSITPPAHTSTFPLPTDSTPQTGKAMNCNPPATTSVLPPPSTSVSAQPSVPLSSTIAMFPSSITPFISTRPSLSALVSSQPTIPPSSTTSMFPHSSTSSYTPSTSTNPVFTGSIAQANTSPDTPVTISSFSSPHLTNQLSAFPPSSLSTPLPTSTCPAATTASVFQTLDSRVTNLVVPDSSTCRPSAWLLPYDQSNLRLSSSACLSSVSPPTVSSTCPPAQISNSPSASPNQFKPLVTHSSMVLAGSPATSSTLNSARPVSSWCLLPQTSDFSNPNLLVPVNSDATTTSSTTINSSSTSPPTSTFAVLTSSNAASPVPVSIPSSLWNSSSTSSSVAFVYSSSATPPSTTCSTAAHSSLLHTSRSLLHTSHSLFPVSSLSTSQIFAPSITPTLSSFISSPSSATSCSSPSYLFLPQTDASRSSVVLSMLPAGSTFPLSAGQFLSSLKPVQPLQVLNQTAGPHWNQPTIVMLTNTQSMYQVLLNETALIRLPDHRAFHPASAQKRSGLEESSITEVSPETSAGNSSCDGPSGTLPSEQQTMEDTSPALPSSPLSSLQEVDSTLHPPSPQEQTQQVPVEGLVVDSRCDSTIQDTEEVQETKETEHATCVSDEAKPNALEPKDDLPTLVTPDKDIEELSAVIGQEDFSLSRWQPKVSVLRLPVSLPRFGRSLPSFRLLPGETEDEIYLEEMSDDCQSDAEDGPADKEDFMKPESSPDSPITLEILACSVCASPGTSIICSACGRGYHRDCHVPPVGLDFWSEWACSLCQNLSDPSDPYSTERLQRTSLSLQSLRRCECLVLHLKVEVCSRCSQFGGLSRLKSISDRLTLRRPPPYQTAAELVSDMWTLFKDASQDDELQKLRESFRMKLVETLSSELHPSLLTAPNSNPQTAAGHASRSQHGREDERLKLEKEEGLIPESKLEDFRKRLRDFLDLKGSPGPKRRKRDDD